A genomic segment from Roseibium algicola encodes:
- a CDS encoding aminoglycoside phosphotransferase family protein codes for MEIDRNTVALLIRQQFPHLDHLPIEPVSQQGWDNATFRLGDALSVRLPRNESYAEAVKKEARALTVLGEHLSVEVPSVVAVGLPSDTFPLPWSIRRWVEGDTLESADGVNPETFAVSLGKTLCDLRAIVTDSGLLAGKHSFYRGCHPSVYGDEVQKSLDILGSKVDAMRCLEVWQRGMTSAWTARPVWYHGDVAVGNIIVTKSVVKALIDFGTCGIGDPACDFVMAWTYFDPESRKIFRDACEVDDQTWQRARAWALWKALVCKSGLSSPDTDGTQAKALQAICNDVD; via the coding sequence ATGGAAATCGACCGAAACACAGTTGCGCTTCTCATACGCCAGCAGTTTCCACATCTTGACCATCTACCAATTGAACCGGTTTCCCAACAGGGCTGGGACAATGCCACCTTCAGGCTCGGTGATGCTCTTTCCGTGCGTCTGCCACGAAATGAATCCTATGCCGAAGCAGTGAAGAAAGAAGCGCGTGCGCTGACTGTCTTGGGTGAGCATCTGTCCGTTGAAGTGCCGAGTGTCGTCGCTGTCGGCCTGCCAAGCGATACATTTCCGCTACCGTGGTCGATAAGGCGTTGGGTCGAGGGAGATACACTTGAAAGCGCTGACGGTGTGAATCCGGAAACGTTCGCGGTTTCGCTTGGCAAAACCCTGTGCGATTTGAGAGCGATCGTTACGGATAGCGGGCTCCTTGCGGGGAAGCACTCATTCTATCGGGGTTGTCATCCCAGCGTTTACGGCGACGAAGTTCAAAAGAGTTTGGATATCCTCGGCAGCAAGGTGGACGCAATGCGGTGCCTTGAAGTCTGGCAGCGTGGCATGACGTCGGCCTGGACGGCCAGGCCCGTCTGGTACCACGGAGATGTAGCGGTCGGAAACATCATCGTCACCAAAAGCGTCGTCAAAGCTCTCATAGATTTCGGAACCTGCGGTATCGGTGATCCTGCCTGTGACTTCGTTATGGCCTGGACGTATTTCGATCCCGAAAGCCGGAAGATTTTCCGGGATGCGTGCGAGGTAGATGATCAGACCTGGCAACGGGCCAGAGCATGGGCGCTTTGGAAAGCTCTGGTTTGCAAGTCCGGTCTTTCAAGCCCGGACACCGATGGAACGCAAGCCAAAGCTCTGCAAGCTATCTGCAATGACGTCGACTAG
- a CDS encoding regulatory protein RecX, which produces MAGKPRYKQPTEDRLIKSALHYLERYATSAANLRKVLERKVLKACMSLELDPADYADLINAVVEKCVQTGLVNDKTYAETKTAGLRRRGGSTRKIEAQLAAKGVDRETIHTVLAQDERSDEEAARIFARRRRLGPYRTTRTRDDRRDKDLAAMCRAGFSFEISRKVVDADDSD; this is translated from the coding sequence ATGGCTGGTAAGCCACGCTACAAACAACCGACGGAAGATCGGCTGATCAAGTCTGCGCTTCATTACCTGGAACGCTATGCGACATCGGCCGCCAATCTTCGCAAGGTTCTTGAACGCAAGGTTTTGAAAGCCTGCATGAGCCTGGAACTCGATCCGGCCGACTATGCCGACTTGATCAATGCAGTCGTTGAAAAATGCGTTCAGACAGGTCTCGTCAACGACAAGACCTACGCGGAAACCAAGACTGCCGGGCTGCGGCGCCGCGGTGGCTCAACGCGAAAAATCGAAGCTCAGTTGGCTGCCAAAGGCGTTGACAGAGAAACGATACACACGGTGCTGGCACAAGACGAACGCAGCGACGAGGAAGCCGCTCGGATCTTCGCAAGACGCAGGCGGCTTGGTCCATACAGAACCACACGAACGCGAGATGACCGGCGCGACAAGGATCTGGCTGCAATGTGCCGGGCGGGCTTTTCCTTTGAAATCTCTCGCAAGGTGGTCGACGCGGACGACAGCGATTGA
- a CDS encoding MBL fold metallo-hydrolase: MTLTLTILGCGSSGGVPRVGNDWGDCDPGEPKNRRSRCALLVEKRVDNECTTVLIDSGPDIRSQLLAANVKHLDAVVYTHSHADHLHGIDDLRAFWVQSGKRVPVYMDEATSARALTAFSYCFETPAGSNYPPILERRDLRQDTPVTIEGNGGPITFEPFEVVHGEINALGFRIGDTAYIPDVSDIPENSLNQLKYLDLLILDCLRRRPHPSHFCLADALSWTSRIAPKRTIFTNLHNDLDYKVLSAELPETIEPAYDGMLLSVEDTGTGKESALTTDGW; this comes from the coding sequence ATGACCTTGACGCTGACCATTCTAGGATGCGGCTCTTCCGGAGGCGTGCCGCGTGTCGGCAATGATTGGGGCGATTGCGATCCCGGTGAACCGAAGAACCGCCGCAGCCGCTGTGCGCTTCTTGTGGAAAAGCGTGTGGATAACGAGTGCACAACGGTGTTGATAGACAGCGGCCCCGACATCAGGTCGCAATTGCTGGCTGCCAACGTCAAGCACCTGGACGCGGTTGTCTATACACATTCGCATGCCGATCATCTGCACGGTATCGACGATTTACGGGCCTTTTGGGTGCAATCCGGCAAAAGAGTTCCCGTCTATATGGACGAAGCGACAAGCGCGAGGGCACTCACAGCATTCAGCTACTGCTTTGAAACACCGGCAGGCTCCAACTATCCGCCCATTCTGGAACGCCGTGATCTTCGTCAGGATACGCCAGTCACCATTGAGGGAAACGGCGGTCCGATCACCTTCGAACCTTTCGAGGTTGTCCACGGAGAGATCAATGCGCTCGGATTTCGCATTGGTGACACAGCTTACATCCCCGATGTCTCGGACATCCCGGAGAACAGCCTCAACCAGTTGAAATACCTGGATCTTCTGATCCTGGATTGCTTGCGCCGCAGACCTCATCCAAGCCATTTCTGCCTGGCGGATGCGCTGTCCTGGACTTCCAGAATTGCTCCCAAACGCACCATTTTCACCAATCTTCACAATGACTTGGACTACAAAGTCCTGTCAGCGGAACTGCCTGAAACCATAGAACCTGCCTATGATGGTATGCTCCTGTCCGTTGAAGACACAGGCACAGGCAAAGAAAGCGCTCTAACCACCGATGGCTGGTAA
- a CDS encoding TatD family hydrolase, which translates to MLVDSHCHLDFPDFDGERADLIARAKAAGVELMVTICTHIRKFDQVLAIAEEYPEVYCSVGTHPHNAGTERGIPADEIVQLANHPKVVAIGEAGLDYFYDKAPRDAQAEGLRIHIEAARRTGLPLVIHSRDADDDMAAILREEMGKGAFPALLHCFSSGRDLALTGIELGLYVSFSGILTFKRSEEIRDIARDLPADRLLVETDAPYLAPQPRRGKRNEPAYTAMTAAVLAETRGVSEEEIARQTTENFFRLFSKVPRQNQQTKAIAS; encoded by the coding sequence ATGCTTGTCGACAGCCACTGCCATCTCGATTTCCCGGATTTTGACGGCGAACGTGCCGATCTGATCGCGCGGGCCAAGGCGGCCGGCGTGGAACTGATGGTCACCATCTGCACCCACATCCGCAAGTTTGACCAGGTTCTGGCAATCGCCGAGGAATATCCGGAAGTCTATTGTTCGGTTGGCACCCATCCGCACAACGCCGGCACGGAGCGCGGCATTCCAGCCGATGAAATCGTGCAATTGGCGAACCACCCCAAGGTGGTCGCCATCGGCGAGGCCGGTCTCGACTACTTCTATGACAAGGCCCCGCGCGATGCACAGGCGGAAGGCCTTCGCATCCACATAGAAGCCGCACGGCGCACCGGCTTGCCATTGGTCATTCATTCACGCGACGCGGATGACGATATGGCAGCCATCTTGCGCGAAGAAATGGGGAAGGGGGCCTTCCCGGCCCTGCTGCATTGCTTTTCGTCCGGCCGAGACCTTGCACTGACCGGAATAGAGCTTGGCCTTTATGTGTCCTTTTCCGGAATTTTGACTTTCAAGCGCTCGGAAGAGATCCGTGACATTGCCCGTGACTTGCCGGCTGACCGATTGTTGGTGGAAACCGACGCCCCATATCTCGCACCGCAGCCGAGACGCGGCAAACGCAACGAACCAGCCTATACAGCGATGACTGCGGCGGTTCTGGCGGAAACCAGGGGCGTATCGGAAGAAGAGATTGCGCGGCAGACCACAGAGAATTTCTTCAGGCTCTTCAGCAAGGTGCCTCGTCAGAACCAGCAGACAAAAGCGATTGCTTCATGA
- a CDS encoding DNA polymerase III subunit delta': protein MARANAPIDIPEVDALPGYPLPHERDILIGHTKTEQALLEAYRSERLHHAWILGGPKGIGKATLAFRFARFVIANPDRFGQQVAAAHDLAVAPDHPVSRQLKAGGHPNILHLRRPWDEKSKRFKADLPVDEVRRTVSFFGTTASAKAWRICIVDAADDMNISSANALLKILEEPPQRCLFLVLSHAPGRLLPTIRSRCRRLDLDPLSEQEVGQGLHDLSGGSVASADDLRELAQTADGSLRSAITLLSGDGLAIAKGVRQLADRPQQLDLAAAHALADLVAARGQSDNWESFQHIVQIWLHDRMRRDLGKGVRDAHGIVEIWEKMNKAIRDADALNLDKKQVVLDFFFALRAA, encoded by the coding sequence ATGGCCCGTGCCAATGCACCGATCGACATTCCTGAAGTTGATGCTCTTCCTGGCTATCCGTTGCCCCATGAGCGGGACATCCTGATCGGACACACCAAAACGGAACAGGCTCTTCTGGAGGCCTACAGGTCCGAGCGACTTCACCATGCCTGGATCCTGGGCGGTCCGAAGGGGATCGGCAAGGCGACGCTTGCCTTTCGTTTCGCGCGTTTCGTGATCGCAAATCCGGACAGATTCGGACAGCAGGTTGCCGCCGCGCACGACCTTGCGGTTGCGCCCGACCATCCAGTGTCCCGACAGCTGAAGGCAGGAGGGCATCCGAACATTCTGCATTTGCGTCGCCCCTGGGACGAGAAATCCAAACGGTTCAAAGCCGACTTGCCGGTAGATGAGGTGCGCAGAACCGTTTCCTTCTTCGGTACCACAGCATCCGCCAAGGCCTGGCGGATCTGCATTGTCGATGCTGCGGACGACATGAACATCAGTTCCGCCAACGCGCTCCTGAAGATCCTTGAAGAACCACCGCAACGATGCCTGTTCCTGGTGCTGAGCCATGCACCAGGCCGGCTGCTGCCGACAATCCGGTCCAGGTGCCGGCGCCTCGATCTGGATCCCTTAAGCGAGCAGGAGGTTGGTCAGGGCCTGCACGACCTGTCTGGCGGATCGGTTGCCTCGGCGGATGACCTTCGTGAACTCGCTCAAACAGCCGACGGCAGCTTGCGATCTGCCATCACTTTGCTTTCGGGAGATGGTCTTGCAATAGCCAAGGGCGTTCGTCAGCTCGCCGACCGTCCGCAACAGCTCGATCTTGCCGCTGCGCATGCATTGGCGGATCTGGTGGCCGCACGCGGCCAATCCGACAATTGGGAGAGCTTTCAGCACATCGTTCAGATCTGGCTGCATGACCGTATGCGCCGGGATCTCGGCAAGGGGGTGCGTGACGCACATGGGATCGTCGAGATCTGGGAAAAAATGAACAAGGCGATCCGGGATGCGGACGCGCTCAATCTCGACAAGAAACAGGTCGTGCTGGATTTTTTCTTCGCTTTGCGTGCAGCCTGA